Genomic window (Zerene cesonia ecotype Mississippi chromosome 5, Zerene_cesonia_1.1, whole genome shotgun sequence):
gggaacgatttttttttcatttcccTGCATCagaattactttatttattttaagtctCTCTAAAGTCCCCATGATAtgaatacaaagaaaaattatatgatgtaCATTGTAAATTGTTGTTAAGTCTCACACAGTACTTACCACGGGTACACACTGTGTAAAAATGAGGCTAAAGtatttaggtatattaatgaattattattttattgattgatagaaataaaaagcttcatatatttattaaactataaaataatagctttCACACAGATTTAAGTTAtacaaataagttataatacactctcatacatattttactttacaaagtattaatttaaataactaaaagtaACTTTCAAACACTTGCAATAATCTCTTGATTTCTGCTATTCTCGCTGCTTGGGCTTGCACAGGTATCATAGCCTGAGACACCTCTTCTCCTTTTGCTAGAATAGTgtacatactttttatattattgtccATAGCATCACATGTCTTTGCTACAGCATCTTTATATACCTCCATATTCTGAGCTGTCAGTGAGGAATTGGAATGTAAAATACTagataaattttctataagaTTATCAACTGATTGTGCTATTTTTTGAGCTTCATGTTCCAAATCGTTAAGAACAGTTATATCTATTTGTCCAATTTGCGGTGCTAGTATCTGCCTATACAATTTTCCTGAAGGAGTACTTGAGCGTGATGCACTGGAACTACTAAATACTGGTGTTTCACCCTTCTTGGTCACCGGACTTGATAGTTTTATCTTAAATTCTAGATCGTCAGCCACATAATGAGTCATATCGCCCACGTAGCGAACATGTCCGTCTAAGTCTAGGGGcattttttcttgtttacGATTTTCTGATGGTAAATCGTACGGTCTGGATGGACCAGGTGCTTTGATGTCACTATTTTCACCATTATCAGAA
Coding sequences:
- the LOC119839895 gene encoding BLOC-1-related complex subunit 6; translation: MSDTPEVSPTEPIKDIVDKQPNKNGDGNDDISSKMTASYSEISFNSDNGENSDIKAPGPSRPYDLPSENRKQEKMPLDLDGHVRYVGDMTHYVADDLEFKIKLSSPVTKKGETPVFSSSSASRSSTPSGKLYRQILAPQIGQIDITVLNDLEHEAQKIAQSVDNLIENLSSILHSNSSLTAQNMEVYKDAVAKTCDAMDNNIKSMYTILAKGEEVSQAMIPVQAQAARIAEIKRLLQVFESYF